A window from Planococcus maritimus encodes these proteins:
- the sigB gene encoding RNA polymerase sigma factor SigB: MSKQSHPNQPTKEQVLEWIEAYQKTEDEEAQTNLVLNYRRLVESIARKYSNGKSYHEDIAQVGMLGLLGAIRRYDPSYGRSFEAFAVPTIIGEIKRFLRDKTWAIHVPRRIKELGPRIKATVEVLTTELQRSPQVWEIAEYLDVEEDDILEAMEMGKSYQALSMDHSLEADSDGSTVTLFDVVGQEDDGYEKADQRMLVAEAMNVLSDREKQIIQYTYIEQLSQKEAGDRLGISQMHVSRLQRKAIKKLQEAILAAGGVS, from the coding sequence ATGTCGAAACAATCTCATCCTAATCAGCCAACGAAAGAACAGGTACTGGAATGGATTGAAGCTTACCAAAAAACCGAGGACGAGGAAGCGCAAACGAACCTGGTCCTCAATTATCGCCGCTTGGTAGAATCGATTGCCCGCAAGTATTCTAACGGGAAATCCTATCATGAAGACATCGCACAAGTCGGGATGCTCGGCTTGCTCGGTGCGATTCGGCGTTATGACCCATCTTATGGCCGCAGCTTCGAAGCTTTCGCAGTGCCGACCATTATTGGCGAAATCAAGCGCTTTTTGCGTGATAAAACATGGGCTATCCATGTGCCGCGCCGCATTAAAGAGTTGGGGCCGCGCATTAAAGCGACTGTGGAAGTGCTGACAACAGAGCTCCAGCGATCGCCGCAAGTATGGGAAATTGCTGAATACCTGGATGTTGAAGAAGACGACATTTTAGAAGCGATGGAGATGGGCAAAAGCTATCAAGCACTTTCCATGGACCATTCACTCGAGGCGGATTCGGACGGCAGTACAGTTACTTTGTTTGACGTAGTCGGCCAAGAAGATGACGGATATGAAAAAGCGGATCAGCGCATGCTCGTGGCGGAAGCGATGAATGTCCTTTCTGATCGGGAAAAGCAGATCATCCAATACACTTACATAGAGCAGCTGAGCCAAAAAGAAGCAGGCGACAGATTGGGAATTTCCCAAATGCACGTGTCGCGTCTTCAGCGGAAAGCCATTAAAAAGCTTCAGGAAGCCATTTTGGCTGCTGGCGGGGTTTCCTAG